TGGCACATCAAGGAAGGGTGAGCCCAAAAGGGGCTGGGGCAGCGAGTCCAACCAGCAGGGGTCTCAACCAGGGGGACGCCACCGAGCACCTCGGACCCAAGCCTAACCAAAGTGCCCAGACCAGTCCCAAAGGGAGGGGCACTGGCACCAGACCCCAGAAAGTGAAGCCCAATGtcatcatgatgcacaaactgttttattctttacattctctttaaTTATATTATAACTATGTTTTCATAAAGTGTAATATTGTTGAGTACTGCTTTCTAAAAccattattattcttttcctttcggcttgtcttgtcaggggtcgccacagcgcgtcatctttttccatccaagcccatctcctgcatctttctctctcacactaactgccctcatgtcttccctcacaacatccatcaaccttgtctttggtctttctctcactcttttgcctggcagctccatcctcagcactcttctaccaatacacttactctcacgcctctggacatgtccaaaccattgaagtctgcgaTTATTATATTAAACATTACAAAATTTTCTTTGGTGTTTTACAGAGTACTggaacaaaataaagaaattttcactcatttcaatggggaaagatgatttgacttTTGTATAAAGTTAGCTTGGATGCTCTCCAGctctcccacaaccctcgtgagaataagtggcttggaaaattgatcAATGGATGATAATGAAACTcctgtttttaaaacattttaggcTTCAAAAAGTAGATATGTTAGAGAAAAATCTGGTCACCCTTATATAGCAAGTATAGAACTATAAGAGAGAGCTATGTAGAGTTTATTACTCTTgaaccaaaagaaaatctaagGCAATCAAAAGAAACCGCATATGAACCATTTTAGTTACCactttctaacacccacttgtgtatgtgtgtgtgtgtgtgtctacttGTAAGACTTACAGTGACAGCGTTGATGTCAGACACGTGCCCAGTGAAAGACTGCCTGCACATGCCATCACGGATGTCCCACAGCTTTGAGGTGGCATCACATGCTCCAGACACAAAGGTCTTGTAATCCGGGCTGAGTGACAAGCTCATCACATCCCCAGTGTGGCCAGAGAAGGATGTGGCCTGCTGGCCTGTCTCGATGTCCCATAATGCGCTGGAAGAAGAAGTACTCAAGTAATGTGCAAAATGGTACAATTGTATATTCTTTAATTATGTCAtttagtcacgtgatgtcacatactaagaaagtgtaactggattggctgggtgttgggttctgacatcctttgctaatgtctgtgatctgaagtaaccctgcctgtttTCCACTGAATTTACacattgaatttcagacagcgatttTTAGCCAATTGAATTTCACACAGCAAATTTTAGCCAGTtaaatctcaggagactgaaaatttTGCGTTTAAATTttgaaaggttgttttttttttgatatgtcaaatttgttaacattgaaaagttaaactgaaatacagctatcaaaaatgtaatcactttgaaataatgttttttttaataggtagtcaaaatatgtatacaaaaatacaacCTTTTCAGTGGTATTTACAAatgtccactgtcatgaaatgcatgatttttagtttgttattaatgaaaaaaaggcagccggagtGGACCTatcagttttttcaccacaaaacgtgattttgacgtatttggctttttgtaactcccgccatgaaaatcctctggagaGATTTggtttggagaagaagcaggaagtgacgtcaactgcagcagcgcactcaggctggctcgtctgtttatactagttttacctgctggaaggtagctcgttgttcctttgagttagtcaaaatgccgactcgttgtattactggatattgtttgaactttTTGTATAGAGATACTAAAAAAACGTACGTAATCTTGGATCACCaccggccttgttgacaaggccgggcTTGCCTTGTGGATCGCTGTAAGGACGCGGAGGTGAATTGGGCGGAGAGGTGGTTTAGCCGGGCTCTCCTTGCACCATCCACCGGTGTCAGAGCACCCCACTTCGCGCGTCGGCTCGGTCGCCACGGTTCGCCTGCCAACGACGGCTTGCTTGCCggcgacggcttccgcgtcgacCCCGACACGGAAGTGGTATGGCCgcatgcgggaggagaaaggagctctccctcccgcccggcatgggtcctcctgagtacgctacatactgacagggagtctgttgttaatgagaagtgatccgcgtatttcacttgattgtgagaggttctcttcttcaaaaagagcttccgtgttccataACAAGTtaccactacgtgttttcattggcgaaggtcccggtgtaacatcttgcagccaatatggcggccacttggatgtcaaatgagacttccgcaactttgcgcttggatgacatgctctctgctcatatttttttttcccgtatagacattgaagtgaataacgttttatgcatttttcattacaatatctattttcaaatgtttataggCCTGTCAGTTGGATCTAAAGTCTTTATTCCAAGACATTTGGACAGTTCTTTTTCCAACTTGGAAGGAACAGTTTGCTTAgctttaattcaaatcctagtggcacatatttacttccataatttgCTATCTTATTTTCATCTGTAAAATTGAATTTCATCTTTCATACCGCTCACTATTCATTTTTGAGACAGCTGTCCATCTTGTGGAGGGTGAACATTTGGTGACTTATATAATAACAAAATTAATACATATATGTTGTGTGTATATACTTTGGGTTCTTGGTTGCAGCTGGACATTCATTCCTAAATATGAAAACCCCTAAATCAAGTTTGTATAGAAATCGAGTTTCTTTTAACaatattgacacttttatactaagtgCATGTTAGACTCACTCCAGGGAGGTCTACATCTCCacaatatgggacctttaaggATATCTTGTGCATTTTCCCATtccatttctttggtcttgtagtttatcattttaatttccatcactagttttattttatcattgtcATTattcctttcatccatctatcgcTGATGGAAAGCAACAGACATGGCAAGTCCACCTCCACATGCTGTTATGCAGTTAACAACCACTTTGTAATGTACATTGTGGAATGGCACCGCATACTTTGCTGTTTTGTGAGACCTTCCATCAATTGTAGATTTGAGAGTTGAACTCTCCAAAGAATATGCACACTCACCAAGTGGTGTCTCCAGAGCTGGTAAGTATCTGGTTGTCATCCAAGAAACGACAACAGGACAAATAACCTGAAAGAAGAGACAGAGTCATGAATTAATTATAGGCAATGTTTTACTCAAGATGACATTGCTTTGTCTACACTAATGGGACCTCATCCATCACATTATGTTTACACTAATTTATTTATCTCATCAGACAATGTATCAGCAATTCAGGAAGTCTTTTTCCGTGACTTCAAAATcagaacattatttttttcaaacccgTGATTGGTCTTATGTGGACTGATTTCTTCAACAGTGCAAGACAAtagacccctccgtggatattgcgcaatccgcgtccctgaccaatcagaggccagagatctgcatgaaccacgcccctttttgctcccgccattttctcagacaacgttgcatggttcagtataggttttgttagcgttttattgcgtattttggttatttaagaaaaaatatggttaagaggtgtagtcactgactttgtaatagtgacgacaggtatcctgaaaggctagttggagGAGTTCGAtccgtaccctttccaaaacccaagacccagtacgaaaaatgccttcgatggatcaaactttgtggaagaccgcatcaacaactaaatccatctaatatcaaccggaacagatatgtttgcacgaaggtatgccttgtatttgatttttaatacatgtctagtataaatgaatttgaagttcttcgctatcataacattgctacgtgtgaacgattgacacacttgttctttgttgagcgtcatttagcgatgatcggactgcacaaccgtgtcgctttgttgctggctcgcggccgaagctgaACCAGAcagtgtttgcacgaagatatgccctatatttgatttttaattcacgtctcgtataaatgaatgagacgttcttcgctagcataacaccgcgacgtgtgaacgattgacacacttattctttgttgagcgtcatttagcgatgatcggactgcacaaacgtgtcgctttcttgccggctcgcggccgaagcttaaccagactgtgtttgcacgaagatatgccctatatttgatttttaatacacgtctcggaTAAAtcaatgagacgttcttcgctagcataacattgctacgtgtgaatgattgaatgaaatcagaagcatggcgtctctctcagttaagaatgtattgtatttagaatctataatatatcgttgatttgaacaaaatcagaagcatggcgtctgtctcagttaagaatgtattgtattgtattgtattgtatttgccatttttactaattgtttgtcttacgtcagcgcacgtggcgtgacgtcacttcaggaggcgtggttaagtgccctgtatggaggggtcaattgttgtGCTCACCTGTATGTCCCGGCAGTTCTCGGGTGACACGCACACTGCCCTCACGGGTCTTCAAGCTGTATATGGAGCAGATGTTGTCCAGGCCACCACAGGCTACATAGTTCCCGGAAGGGGCATAGGCACACGTCATTACCCAGGAAGAGCGCAGAGGAATGGCATGCATCTGTGGATACCAATTGCCGTTTTATTATTAACACTGTACAGAAATTAATTGAGATTTGAACTGTAAAAGGTAGTTTAAGAGTGTTCTCCAGTAAATTAGAAATTAACTACTGCTGGTGGGTTTTCGGACCTTATTTGTGGTGTAACTGTCCCAGATAATTAGCTTTCCATCTTGCGAGGCACTGACAAGaagcctgaaaaacaaaaaaataagatgacACATGGTGTGCATGCATTTTACAAATGACCATGATCTACAGTGCAGGCATGTGGTGCTTTCAAAGCAATAACAGGCAGCCACCGTGCACACTGTGTACCCAACTCAACTTTCACAACAGCCGCAGCTGTAGCAAAGTGTACCAAAACCAAAATGTAGACAAAAGTTCAGGTGCACAGACAGAAGACATCTATCTTGTGCTTCAttgttgctcagtactgtaATGTCCTTCTTAATGTAATATTATTCAGCATGGAAATATCGATTGTCACAGAGATGGGAACCTTGAGGGGTGTGGAGAAAACAAAGACACTGAAAATATGAGAAATTTACtggagaggaggaagaaaatgCAGAGGCTGAATAGAGAACTAGAGGAGACAGGGATGCCGAAATAGTGCAAATGCCGAAACACTGACCGCATGTTTCCTGCTCTCTAGGGACAGGAAGTGGCTTGATGGGGCTGTGCTACAATCAAGCAGGAAGGTACCGAGCACAAATGTCAGTAGCTATGTACAAAATAAGGTCCCTGGTGGATCATACAGAGGGCATAAGCATGCTGGATAAACTGTTATTGCAACCATTCAAATGATGCTAAAAATAGTCTGTAAATTTGCCtgagattaagaaaaaaaacaaaaaaagttaatgttgtgGAATCCAAAGAGAATGCACATCATACAAAGATAAAGCCCCCGCAGGGACTTCATGCACACCATGTAGAAATAATTACTTAGTGCAACAGTTAAAAACGcagtttgtattgtttttttctatgATGTGGAAATGTGTGCAGCCATAGTTTGACTACTGGTGAAGACCGAACATTTCTGAAACCTTCAAGTATTCAAAAAGCTCTCAAACTGCATCTTTAAGGTGATTTTAAACAAGCTTTGTTCAATGCTGCCATCAGTGCACAACAAACATAATCCGTGTGGTAGTTATGAAATGTAATTCTCTCCAAACACATGGTAAGTAGAAGTGGAGGTGCCAGTGTCATTCACTGATGGTGGTATTAGTCATATTAGTAGAAGTGGTGGTAGTAGCAGTAATAGCTGTGTATAGCCCCACACCTGGGACTGCCGTCACTGGCCCAGTGCATTGCATTGGGAGACAGATGGACAGAGAGTAAAATGTAAGTCATATACTTAGAGAGACATAAGATACTGacacacatactgtatcaaAACTTACACTGGAGTTAGCGCTTATATTATCCGCATTATGTACTTAAGTTCATATGCGAGAATAAGCAAACGTTTAATAGAGCTGCCATttttgagggggaggggggtctcAGGAATAACTGTCCTACCTGGAGTCACTCCCCCAATGCATTGCATAGATCTTGGCCAGGTGGCCCCTGAGAGTGCGTCGTGTCCGCATCTGTATCCGGCCCACCGAGTCCAGACCAGCTGTGATCTGCCAAAACACAGGAAGGAGTGTCAGTGGTTACATACACACATTTACTGTAACCACTCACCACTGGATACTACCGTATTCTGGGTTTAAAACGTCATCTGTCAAAAATGAGGTGAAGAGCAAATCAGGAAACACAGATTCTAATCATGAAGTTATAatacataaaattacaaaatgatgaaatgattcctcctggatattttttgctcctatcggaacacagagtgcacaccactttgccgggaatgtccactttttgtatgtgttcgattaaacatgttgataccgttttcggtcctatctgtacagttacacttttttcaagccatgcccgtctgatttttgattccagcatccttgtcaattgccctcactTGATCTTAATCCTTTTTTCTAACATTTTCACCATTGTataactttgaacacaccgtcgctcactccgcgctaagtcccacgtgccattacttggctaaataagttacactgcgatttctgagaaccgagaacacatgtacatggcaatggtgaaattcgattaaccactaacacgattgcaTCGTTATACtttataactctgttgtccaattgaGTAATCTGCctcaaacaagttttaatgtttttgtcgcaaaatgcaaatgtttacactaccgagcaagttagaacagcatatgatagtcgtgcttgtgctagcactaagctgaacttccagctcggagcccaccaccgagaggcagtcGCACGAtacccccctgaaattttctctcaacggatttgcgcttagctcgagaatggtcattttggtctgaaaaaggtCGGAAATCTGGcaatcggcggaaaattctcatccctgatacaCACAAGGGCCCTCCTTCGGTCCAAGGGGCCAGTGCAAGAGTCTGCACTGTTTGCCGGCTTCACTCAACACTAACACTATCCCCTACCCCCGCCCCTCTTCATCCACCCACAAATTCAAATgtctttaaataaatattaacatgGATGAGTGCCTGTTCCTATCCttg
Above is a genomic segment from Syngnathoides biaculeatus isolate LvHL_M chromosome 7, ASM1980259v1, whole genome shotgun sequence containing:
- the LOC133503918 gene encoding guanine nucleotide-binding protein subunit beta-4 produces the protein MSELEQLRQEADQLRNQIRDARKACSDSTLSQITAGLDSVGRIQMRTRRTLRGHLAKIYAMHWGSDSRLLVSASQDGKLIIWDSYTTNKMHAIPLRSSWVMTCAYAPSGNYVACGGLDNICSIYSLKTREGSVRVTRELPGHTGYLSCCRFLDDNQILTSSGDTTCALWDIETGQQATSFSGHTGDVMSLSLSPDYKTFVSGACDATSKLWDIRDGMCRQSFTGHVSDINAVTFFPNGNAFGTGSDDATCRLFDLRADQELMMYSHDNIICGITSVAFSKSGRLLLAGYDDFNCNVWDTLKGERAGVLAGHDNRVSCLGVTEDGMAVGTGSWDSFLRIWN